From a region of the Sebastes umbrosus isolate fSebUmb1 chromosome 10, fSebUmb1.pri, whole genome shotgun sequence genome:
- the npas4l gene encoding neuronal PAS domain-containing protein 4-like produces the protein MEERLFWGYKRRDAHKGWTLLIQARSSRGLVGGYISIKMTIWCNSCRCHVSAPCTSHHLPEDHRSSFCRRFRSTKGASKARRDHINHEIRDMRALLPITQEDQERLSYLHSMAAICAYIRKSVLFQGLPAGVRSHCSLPYEAFLPALHGFILVTTAQGKLVYVSENVAEYLGLSMIDVLQGDTFYDMVERSDVDIVKSNLDIEKNSSSERSFICCMQTTKAFKLQHGSCCSMLVRGSFQSSSSSVHSTNQPVFVALCTPTVNSLPSSDSNCCLSFSSVHRFDMTFTQLSDSVLYFLGYSSEEMTDRSWYSLVHPEDLSLSADSHRSLMQADEGFQVEMVLRLQCKDLSWTWIYIRANKDSECKSVSCTNFIISETEARFLQKKISSDAFKPSSLANTCHFAGQQSPHHSQNYSNTKCCKRQRTSNSQSEEPVAKARRESEQDVYYVACASSRGDSSPVPSGDSGALFTPPYSPASSGSPLQQEELSHDLLMDVHGYTDQLLSSPECSPSYYSYPEAGLTCHQSPSDSLPAAAAEQTFDQAAFLSARSPLSSSSPTYDFPACTADARLVPDCLSVSDTCESPVDCALHQDDFSLLQQPQGGSLVQVHHVPHHLLPIHLLTPNQSPTSTESNHYDEREQAEISILAQQISSLASSFSMYHTFNPLHNVAQNATTNTLPSACDWPPLPSALPLKRELVLDDGVFDSILKDLDMVARKSSLCDPHQLDPESLGLIVEDPLPAEQFTVTDPFGLQLGRHQNTGLHQLNHYMQSGLQQDGLAEENLY, from the exons atggaggagaggtTATTTTGGGGCTATAAAAGGAGGGACGCTCACAAAGGCTGGACACTCCTCATCCAGGCCAGGAGCAGTAGAGGACTGGTAG GTGGCTACATCAGCATCAAAATGACTATCTGGTGCAACTCCTGCAGATGTCATGTGAGTGCTCCGTGCACCTCCCATCATCTGCCTGAGGATCACCGCAGCTCCTTCTGCAGGAGGTTCAG ATCCACCAAAGGAGCGTCCAAAGCCCGACGGGACCACATCAATCATGAGATCAGGGACATGCGTGCTCTGTTGCCCATCACCCAGGAGGACCAGGAGCGTCTCTCCTACCTGCACTCCATGGCCGCCATCTGTGCCTACATCAGAAAGTCTGTTCTCTTCCAGG GACTCCCAGCTGGGGTGAGATCTCACTGCTCTCTGCCGTACGAGGCCTTTCTTCCAGCCCTGCACGGCTTCATCCTGGTCACTACGGCACAGGGGAAGCTGGTCTACGTGTCCGAAAATGTAGCTGAATATCTCGGCCTTTCCATG ATAGATGTGCTTCAAGGAGACACTTTCTACGACATGGTGGAACGCTCTGACGTTGATATTGTTAAATCAAACCTGGATATTGAAAAGAACTCATCATCAG AGAGGAGCTTTATATGCTGTATGCAAACCACCAAGGCCTTCAAACTGCAACACGGCAGCTGCTGTTCCATGCTGGTCAGAGGGAGCTTCcagtcttcctcctcttcagtcCATTCCACCAACCAGCCTGTGTTTGTGGCTCTCTGCACCCCCACGGTCAACAGCCTGCCGAGCTCTGACTCCAACTGCTGTCTCAGCTTCAGCAGTGTCCACAGATTCGATATGACCTTCACTCAGCTGTCAGACAG tgttttatattttttggggTATTCGTCAGAAGAAATGACCGACCGATCGTGGTACAGTCTCGTTCACCCTGAAGATCTTTCACTGAGTGCAGATTCTCATAGAAGTTTAA TGCAGGCAGATGAGGGCTTCCAGGTGGAGATGGTGCTCAGACTCCAGTGCAAGGATCTGTCCTGGACCTGGATCTACATTCGAGCTAACAAGGACTCTGAGTGCAAGAGCGTGAGCTGCACTAACTTCATCATCAG TGAAACAGAGGCCAGATTTCTGCAGAAGAAAATCAGCAGCGATGCTTTCAAGCCATCATCTCTGGCAAATACCTGCCACTTTGCAGGTCAACAGTCGCCTCATCACTCTCAGAACTATAGCAACACTAAATGCTGTAAAAGACAGAGGACGTCTAACAGCCAAAGCGAGGAGCCGGTTGCCAAAGCCAGGAGGGAGTCGGAGCAAGATGTATACTATGTGGCGTGCGCCTCCTCCCGTGGCGATAGCTCACCTGTTCCCTCGGGCGACAGCGGCGCTCTCTTCACCCCTCCCTACAGCCCGGCCTCCTCCGGCTCCCCtctgcagcaggaggagctCAGCCATGACCTCCTGATGGATGTGCATGGATACACCGATCAGCTGCTGTCCTCCCCTGAGTGCTCTCCCTCCTATTACTCCTACCCAGAGGCAGGGCTCACCTGTCACCAATCACCCTCCGACTCCCTCCCTGCAGCCGCCGCCGAACAAACATTTGACCAGGCAGCCTTCCTCAGCGCTCGCTCTccactctcctcctcatctcccacCTATGATTTCCCAGCTTGTACGGCTGATGCTCGATTAGTTCCAGACTGCCTGTCTGTGTCGGACACGTGTGAGAGCCCGGTGGACTGTGCTCTGCATCAAGATGACTtcagcctcctccagcagccACAGGGGGGCAGTCTCGTCCAGGTGCATCACGTTCCTCACCATTTGTTGCCCATACATCTTCTCACCCCCAACCAGTCTCCCACATCCACAGAGTCGAACCATTACGACGAGAGGGAGCAGGCAGAGATCAGTATTCTGGCTCAGCAGATCTCCTCCCTTGCCAGCAGCTTCTCCATGTATCACACCTTTAACCCGCTTCACAACGTGGCCCAAAATGCAACCACCAACACCCTGCCCTCAGCCTGCGACTGGCCTCCTCTCCCATCAGCCCTTCCTCTGAAGCGTGAGCTGGTCCTCGACGACGGCGTGTTCGACAGCATCCTGAAAGACCTGGACATGGTGGCAAGGAAAAGCAGCTTATGTGACCCCCATCAGTTGGATCCGGAGTCCCTCGGTCTCATCGTAGAGGACCCGCTGCCTGCAGAGCAGTTCACTGTCACGGATCCCTTCGGTTTGCAGTTGGGACGCCACCAAAACACTGGGTTGCATCAACTCAATCACTATATGCAGAGTGGCCTTCAGCAAG ATGGTCTTGCTGAAGAAAACCTGTACTGA